One genomic segment of Equus przewalskii isolate Varuska chromosome 13, EquPr2, whole genome shotgun sequence includes these proteins:
- the F2R gene encoding proteinase-activated receptor 1 isoform X1, whose product MGPRRLLLVAAGLSLCGPLLSARTRGRRPGSKATNDTVDPRSFILSNSHDQFEPFPMEEGYEEENKSMLTEDTSSSINRNSPLRKPPAEPISKEASGYLTSTWLTLFIPSVYTGVFVISLPLNIMAIVLFILKMKIKKPAMVYMLHLAMADVFFVSVLPFKISYYFSGSDWKFGSEMCRFVTAAFYCNMYASIMLMTVISIDRFLAVVYPIRSLSWRTLGRASFTCLAIWALAIAGVVPLLLQEQTTRVPGLNITTCHDVLNKTLLEGYYAYYFSAFSAVFFFVPLIISTVCYVSIIRCLSSSAVANQSKKSRALFLSAAVFCIFIVCFGPTNVLLILHYSFLFPISTTEAAYFAYLLCVCVSSISCCIDPLIYYYASSECQRHLYSIFCCKESPDPSSSNSSGQLMASKMDTCSSNLSNSIYKKLLA is encoded by the exons ATGGGGCCGCGGCGGCTGCTGCTCGTGGCCGCGGGGCTGAGTCTGTGCGGCCCCCTGCTGTCGGCCCGCACCCGGGGCCGCAGGCCAG ggtCAAAAGCAACAAATGATACTGTGGATCCCCGGTCGTTTATTCTCAGTAATTCCCACGATCAATTTGAACCATTCCCCATGGAGGAGGGGTACGAGGAGGAGAACAAAAGCATGTTAACTGAAGACACATCAAGCTCCATCAACAGGAACAGTCCGCTTCGAAAGCCGCCTGCGGAGCCCATCTCCAAAGAGGCCTCAGGGTATCTGACCAGCACCTGGTTGACTCTCTTCATCCCCTCTGTCTACACGGGTGTCTTCGTGATAAGCCTGCCTCTCAACATCATGGCCATTGTGTTGTTCATCTTGAAAATGAAGATCAAGAAGCCTGCCATGGTGTACATGTTACACCTGGCCATGGCAGACGTGTTCTTTGTGTCTGTGCTCCCTTTTAAGATCAGCTATTACTTTTCCGGAAGTGATTGGAAATTTGGGTCTGAAATGTGTCGCTTCGTCACTGCAGCGTTTTACTGTAACATGTATGCCTCCATCATGCTCATGACAGTCATAAGCATTGACCGGTTTCTGGCTGTGGTGTACCCTATCCGGTCCCTCTCCTGGCGCACGCTGGGGAGGGCGTCCTTCACGTGCCTGGCCATCTGGGCTCTGGCCATCGCGGGGGTGGTGCCTCTTCTCCTCCAGGAGCAGACCACCCGGGTGCCGGGGCTCAACATAACCACTTGTCATGACGTGCTCAACAAGACGCTGCTGGAAGGTTACTATGCCTATTACTTCTCAGCCTTCTCTGCCGTCTTCTTTTTTGTGCCGTTGATCATTTCCACAGTCTGTTACGTGTCTATCATTCGATGTCTTAGCTCTTCCGCAGTTGCCAACCAGAGCAAGAAGTCCCGGGCTTTGTTCTTATCGGCTGCTGTTTTCTGCATCTTCATTGTTTGCTTCGGACCCACAAACGTCCTCCTGATTCTGCACTATTCGTTCCTGTTTCCGATTTCCACGACAGAGGCTGCCTACTTTGCTTacctcctctgtgtctgtgtcagcaGCATAAGCTGTTGCATTGACCCCTTGATCTACTATTACGCTTCCTCCGAGTGCCAGCGGCACCTCTACAGCATCTTCTGCTGCAAAGAAAGTCCCGACCCCAGCAGTTCTAACAGCAGCGGTCAGCTCATGGCGAGTAAAATGGATACGTGCTCTAGTAACCTGAGCAACAGCATATACAAAAAGCTGTTAGCTTAG
- the F2R gene encoding proteinase-activated receptor 1 isoform X2 → MEEGYEEENKSMLTEDTSSSINRNSPLRKPPAEPISKEASGYLTSTWLTLFIPSVYTGVFVISLPLNIMAIVLFILKMKIKKPAMVYMLHLAMADVFFVSVLPFKISYYFSGSDWKFGSEMCRFVTAAFYCNMYASIMLMTVISIDRFLAVVYPIRSLSWRTLGRASFTCLAIWALAIAGVVPLLLQEQTTRVPGLNITTCHDVLNKTLLEGYYAYYFSAFSAVFFFVPLIISTVCYVSIIRCLSSSAVANQSKKSRALFLSAAVFCIFIVCFGPTNVLLILHYSFLFPISTTEAAYFAYLLCVCVSSISCCIDPLIYYYASSECQRHLYSIFCCKESPDPSSSNSSGQLMASKMDTCSSNLSNSIYKKLLA, encoded by the coding sequence ATGGAGGAGGGGTACGAGGAGGAGAACAAAAGCATGTTAACTGAAGACACATCAAGCTCCATCAACAGGAACAGTCCGCTTCGAAAGCCGCCTGCGGAGCCCATCTCCAAAGAGGCCTCAGGGTATCTGACCAGCACCTGGTTGACTCTCTTCATCCCCTCTGTCTACACGGGTGTCTTCGTGATAAGCCTGCCTCTCAACATCATGGCCATTGTGTTGTTCATCTTGAAAATGAAGATCAAGAAGCCTGCCATGGTGTACATGTTACACCTGGCCATGGCAGACGTGTTCTTTGTGTCTGTGCTCCCTTTTAAGATCAGCTATTACTTTTCCGGAAGTGATTGGAAATTTGGGTCTGAAATGTGTCGCTTCGTCACTGCAGCGTTTTACTGTAACATGTATGCCTCCATCATGCTCATGACAGTCATAAGCATTGACCGGTTTCTGGCTGTGGTGTACCCTATCCGGTCCCTCTCCTGGCGCACGCTGGGGAGGGCGTCCTTCACGTGCCTGGCCATCTGGGCTCTGGCCATCGCGGGGGTGGTGCCTCTTCTCCTCCAGGAGCAGACCACCCGGGTGCCGGGGCTCAACATAACCACTTGTCATGACGTGCTCAACAAGACGCTGCTGGAAGGTTACTATGCCTATTACTTCTCAGCCTTCTCTGCCGTCTTCTTTTTTGTGCCGTTGATCATTTCCACAGTCTGTTACGTGTCTATCATTCGATGTCTTAGCTCTTCCGCAGTTGCCAACCAGAGCAAGAAGTCCCGGGCTTTGTTCTTATCGGCTGCTGTTTTCTGCATCTTCATTGTTTGCTTCGGACCCACAAACGTCCTCCTGATTCTGCACTATTCGTTCCTGTTTCCGATTTCCACGACAGAGGCTGCCTACTTTGCTTacctcctctgtgtctgtgtcagcaGCATAAGCTGTTGCATTGACCCCTTGATCTACTATTACGCTTCCTCCGAGTGCCAGCGGCACCTCTACAGCATCTTCTGCTGCAAAGAAAGTCCCGACCCCAGCAGTTCTAACAGCAGCGGTCAGCTCATGGCGAGTAAAATGGATACGTGCTCTAGTAACCTGAGCAACAGCATATACAAAAAGCTGTTAGCTTAG